The Verrucomicrobium spinosum DSM 4136 = JCM 18804 DNA segment CAGCGACGCCGCCAAATCGCGAAACAAGGGTCTGCAGAAGCAGGCCCTGCGCGGTCTGGCCTCAGCCTTGTACAATCAGGGGGATCTGTCCCTGAGCAAACAACCAGACTACACGGTACGGGCTTGGACAGATTCGCTGAACCATTTCGACACGGCGCTGGACCTCGAAAAGGACAATATCGAGCTCAAGACGAACCGCGATTTTGTGCAACAACGCCTCGATGAGCTGAAGAAGCAAATCGAGATGCAAAAGCAGCAGCCCAAGCCCGACAAAGACAAGCAGAACGGCAAAGGCAAAGGTGAGGGCGAACCCAAGGAAAGTGAAGAAGAAGGAAAACCTGACCAACCGCAAGACGGGCAGTCTGACCAAAAGAAGCAGACGGACGCCATGGAGAAGAAGTCCGGTGATCTGCCTGAAGGAGAACTCCGCGCTGGCGAAGCTGGCAAGCCCGATGACAAAAAACAAGGGCAGCAGCAGGAGCCCGGTGATGAAAGCAAGGTGAATGACAAGACCGGCTTCAGCCCCCAGGAAGCTCGCAACCAGCTGCGCAACTACGCCAACGACCAGCAGTCCGTCCAGTATCTGCAGCGCCGTGAGCAGCCTCATGGCGGCAAGGACTACTAGCTGCCCCAACGTCACCATGAATTTGAAGCCTACTCCCCATCGCTTGCCGGCCTTCTGTCTTTTGTTGGCGGGACTCATGGTCTTCCTGGCCGCGGGTGCCCATGCCAAGGGACCCAAGGTGAGCGCCACCATTGAACCTGATGCGATCCAGCCGGGTGGCTTTGCCCTTTTTGTCATCACCATTGAAGAGGGCAATGCCGATGAAGCGACCCCCTTGGTGCTCCCCTCCAATGTGGAGCTGGCCCATCCCCTGCCCTCGACAGGCAGACCCCAGAGCGGAGGCCGGTTCCAATACGCTTCCACCATCACCTGGCAAATCACGTCGGACGTGCCCGGAACCCATACCATCCCTGCCCAGGAGCTGCATATCAACGGCGTCCCTTTCAAGACCAACGCCACCAAGCTGGTCGTGCGTGATGATCCGGATGCGGGCAATCAACTGGAGCCCTTGATGACCCTGGAGACCGCCAAACGTCAGATCTATGTGGGAGAAGTCATTCCTGTCACCGTCAACCTCTACGCCCACCGGCAGACCTTTGTCCGTCGCATCGGGCTCATCGAGCTGCCCAAGGACAACTTCGCCATCCAGCGCTTTCCCACACAGCCCAACGAATCCGTCATCACCATCGGCAATGTCCCTTACCGGGCCTATGCATACCAGAGCACCCTCTCGGCACTAAAGCCGGGCAAATTCAAGCTTGGTCCCGCGACTGCGGAGGTGATCCTCGACATTCCCTCCAGCGCTCGCGAGCCATTTCTTCATCCATTGCTCAATCAGATGGAACCCCGGAAGCTGCGCCCTTCCTGCAACGAGATTGAGATCCAAGTCATCCCCCTGCCCGAAGAGGGCCGCCCCAAAGACTTCAAAGGCGTGGTGGGCGATTTTGAAATCACCATGACGGCCGATCCCAAGAACCTCAACGTGGGAGACCCCATTTCGGTGGACATCACCATCACCGGCACTGGCAACTTTGACGCCCTCATGATGCCAAACATGGTGGAGCAGAACGACTGGAAACTCTATCCTCCGAAGCGCTACAACACGGAGTCCCCCAACGAACCTTCCGACACCTCCGGCCAGCACATTGGCTTCAGCCAGGTCATCGTTCCCAAGGCTCCGTTGACGAACATCCCTCCGTTTGAGTTCAGCTTCTTCAGTCCCATCAAGAAGCAGTACGTGACCCTTCGCACCAAGCCGGTCGCCATTCAGGTCAAAGGCGTGGCTCCTTCCAACCCTGCTGCAGCGACCGCTTCTGCGGGCTCCCCTGGAGGAGTCCCTTCGGTTGGCAAGCTGCCGGACGAGCTCGAAAAGATCCCCACCGTGAAACCCCTCGTCACGGACATCCTCACCGTCATGCCCTCCCAAGCGAGCCTGCTGGCCGCGCGCCCCGCCCTGTGGCGCAGCCAGCGATTCCTAGTGGCGAATGCCGCCGCGTTCGGCCTGCTTGCCTTGCTCATCATCGGCAAAATCCTCACCCAATATCTTCGTGAACGCTGCAATCTGACGGACGCCGCCACCCGCAAGCTCTGGCGTGACCTCCATGCCCAGGGCCTCTCTCGCGAGCAATTCTACACGCTCGCTGCCCGGTATGCAGAAGCCCGCCAGCTAACAGGCGAGCAGATTCACCCCATTCTGGAGCACCATGAGAAGTACTCGTTCTCTCCAGGTGCCGCAGAAGCGGGCCGCGAGCCAGTGACACCGGTGGAGAAGTCCACCGTATTGGCCACCCTCCGCTCCGCCCCTGTCCTCCAGGCCTGACGTTTTTCCCGTGATCCATGTTTCGACATTTCCTCTTCCTTCTCGCCGCCTTCGTCATCGCCTCCACGGCCCCCGCACAGGAGGAGTCGGCCCAAGCGCGATACGCCGATGCCAAGGATGCCTTCGACAAGGGCGACTTCCAGGGAGCCCGGAAGATGGCGGAGAAGATGCTTTCGCAGGGGCAGCTCAGCCGTGAGGCCTTTCAGTTGCTGGGAAATGCCCACTACCGTCTCGGTCACCTGGGAGAGGCCTCCCTTTTCTTCAGGCGCGCGAACCTATTCCCCCCCGTTGAGCCAGAGGTGAGGCAAAACCTTGCCCACATTCGCGACCGGACCGGTCACGTGTCGTTCCCTCGGAGTGCCTTTCGTGAACAGTACGCCGGGTTTTTGGGGCGAACGCAGTGGTTCATCACCGCAGTGTCCGCCGCGTGGGTGGCCATTGGTTCCTTCGTCCTGGCCATCTTCCTCCGCCGTCATAGCCCTCTCAGAGTGGGCCTTGCTTTCGTGCGGGTGCTGGCGGTGATCGTGGCTGTGCTTGCAGGATTCGGCTGGTACTGGCGGCCGAGCTTTGAACGCATCGAGAAAGTGGCCATCATCACCGTCCCAGACACCAAGGCCTATACGGCCGCCACCGTTACAGCAGGAACCGTTTCCGCCCTGCCTCCGGGCAGCGAAATCCGGAGGCTGGAAGATCGGGGCATTTGGAGCTACGTGGAAATCCCCGGCGAAGACCAGAACCGCCGGGGCTGGGTGCAAAATGCCGCCTTTGAGCCCCTCTGGCCCTACCAGCGTGGGTATCTGGAGTAGCGCCACCCGGCAGCAGCCTTGGCAGCGCTGCCTAGTTGACGTGGCACCCTCGCAGAAATGTCTGAACAGGAGGCGCTGTTCTGACCTGTTGGGACTCTTTGCAGTTGCATCCGCCGTTGCTCCCGCCTTTGTTCCGGTCAATGGCCTCCCGCTTTGTACACCGCGATATTGTTCAGTTCTCAGATACGGACATGGCGGGAATCATGCACTTCGCCAATTTCTTCCGCTTCATGGAGCGAGCGGAGCACGCCTTCTTCCGATCCCTCGGCTACAGCATCATGGAGCGCCGGGAGAGATTTCCGGCTGATCAGCGCGTAGGATGGCCCCGGGTGCACGCCTCGTGCGACTATGTCTCGCCCCTCCGGTTCGAGGACGAGGTGGAGGTGGAAGTGCTGGTCGATGAGATCCGCACCCGTTCGCTCAAGTACATCTTCCGTGTCCGCAAGACGGATGGTACCCTCGCTGCCGAAGGCAAGATCGCGGTCGTATGCGTGCGGAAAGATCCCGAGACCCGACAGATGAAAGCGGTGGCCATTCCTGCCCACATTTTGGAGAAGATCGAGGTCGCCTCAGAAGAGGTGCGCAGAAGCATCCGGCCGCAAATTGCATCGTAATACGAAGTTCTTGTCCAGAACCCGCCTCGGCTGACGTCTTCTCTCCCCGCCCAAATTCCTCAGTCAACGCTCCACCAAACCATCAAGTGAACGAGAAAGGCAGCAATAAACGCATGAGCTGGCAGATATTCGCAGTGACCACAATGCTCTTCTGGGGCGTGTACGGAGTTCTACTTCACACTGGACGTCTGGGCATGATCGCAAGCGAGGCAGGCAAGGCCGATGTAGCCAACGCCTCCATGAAGGCCTTCCTGCTGGTCGGTGCCGCGTACTTCGTCGTCGCGATCGTAGGCCCCCTCATTGTCCTCGCCAGGAACAACACGAACTGGAGCTTCACCGGCAAAGGCGTCACCTGGAGCTTTATTGCCGGCACGGCTGGCGCGATTGGAGCATTCACGCTGATTTTGGCGCTGGCGGCCGCGAACCGCATGGGCTCGTCCCCAGCGGCGGTGATGTCGATCGTCTTTGGCGGTGCACCCATCATCAATTCCATCGTGGCTCTGTCCATTCATCCGCCAGAAGGCGGATTTAAAGCCATCCCGGTGCCCTTCTTCATTGGCATCCTGATGGCTGCGTGCGGGGGCTTCCTGGTGGCCAAGTTCAGCCCGTCCAATGCCGCAGCGAAAAAACCCGCTGCCGCTGTCGCCCCCGGAGCCCAACACTAGCGAGCTCCATCCAGCCCCTGACTCAGCGGATGTGGGGGTTTGACATTTGAAGTCTGGATACTGGCATTTTTCCCATGTCGTCCCCACTGGACCAAACCATGCGCGTTCACCTTCCGGGGAACGCCTTGAATTTGCGCCAGCGACAGTGGGAAAAGCTGCGGACTCTGATGTACCGCACAGCCAAGACGGACAACTTCAACACCCGTCGCTTCAAGGAGCATGGGATTGATCCCTTCTCCATCCACACGCTGGAGGACTACATCCGCAGGATCCCTTTCACTGCCAAAGGAGACCTGCTCAACGACCGGCTGGCCCACCCGCCGTTTGGCACCAATTTCACAGAACCGCTGGACCGGTACACCCGCTTCTGTCAGACCACAGGTACCGCCACGGGCCAGCCCATGGCTGTGCTGGACACTCCGGCGAGCTGGGAAACCATGCTGGCCTGCTGGCGTCAGGTGTATCGAGCCGCAGGCATCAAGGCGGGAGACCGCATCTTCTTTGCCTTCTCCTTCGGACCCTTCCTGGGCTTCTGGACTGCGTTTGAAGCAGCCGCCCGCGACTGCCTGGTGCTGCCTGGCGGTGGGCTGTCCAGTCAGGCCCGCCTGGAGATGATGGCCCGCTACAACGCCACCGCCCTCTGCTGCACCCCCACCTACGCATTGCGTTTGGGTGAAAGCATCGGTGCCCCCAGTGGCGTCAATCTCGACCAGCTTTCGGTGAAGCGCATCATCGTGGCGGGCGAACCTGGTGGTTCACTGCCCACCACCCGTGAGCGAATCCGCCAGCTCTGGGGTGGTGCCAAATTGTTCGACCACCATGGCATGTCCGAGGTGGGCCCCGTCAGCTATGAAGATCCTGAGATGCCCGCAAGTCTGTGCGTCATCGAGGACTCCTACTTTGCCGAAGTGGTGGACTCAGCGGGGAATGAAGTGCCCGACGGTTCCGAAGGCGAACTCATCCTCACAACCCTCGACCGCAGTGCCTGTCCGTTGTTCCGCTACCGCACGGGCGACTGGGTCTGCAAGAAGATCTTCAATGACCGGCTCTACCTTGAAGGCGGCGTCTTGAGCCGGTGCGATGACATGGTCGTCATACGCGGCGTGAACCTCTACCCGAGTGCCATCGAGAATATTGTGCTCAGGTACCCGGAAATTGCCGAGTTCCAGATCGAACAGCACAAGGTGGAGAACATGGACGAAGTGACCCTGACGGTGGAACTGGCCGCGGGAGTGGATGATACCCTGCTTCACCGCCTGCAGGACCGCCTGCGCGACACTTTTTCCCTTCGCATCCCTGTGAAGCTTGCTCCCCAAGGCTCCCTGCCACGTTTTGAGTTCAAGGCCAAGCGCTGGCGCAAGGTTCTTTAACCAAGAACCGGTGCATCAAACGGCTGTTGAATTTCGTATCGTAGGGACCGGTCCACTGACCTGTGGCTCCTGATCACATCCCCCCTGCGCCCCACATGCCCCTGATCCAGCTCACCAACGTCTCCAAGGCTTACCGCGAACCGGTGAGCGGGCACTCCGTTCCCGTGCTCAAAGGCATTAACCTGCAGATCGAAGCCGGAGAGTCGGTGTCTATTGTAGGACCTTCAGGCTGCGGCAAGAGCACCTTGCTCAACATCCTCGGAACGCTCGATGAACCGGATACGGGTGAGTACCGGTTTGAAGGTGACAGCCTTCAGGGTGCAGGGCCTACCAAACTGGGTCAGCTCCGCAGCGCCAAGATCGGGTTCATCTTCCAGCTCCATCACCTCCTGCCGCAGTGTACGGTCCTGGAGAACGTCCTGCTTCCCACCTTGGCCCTCACCCCCAAGCCAGATCAAAAGGCCGCACAAGACAGAGCGATGGACCTTCTGAGGGAGGTCGGTTTGGATCACCGGGCCAGCTATAAACCCGCCGAACTCTCGGGCGGCGAACGCCAGCGAGCTGCGGTGGTGCGAGCGCTGATCAACGCTCCCAAATTGATTCTCGCTGATGAGCCGACCGGGGCACTGGACGAAGCAAATGCCGACACTTTGACCAACTTGATGATCAACTTGGTGGAAAATTCCGGAATCTCTTTAGTGCTAGTTTCCCACAATCCCACTCAGGCTCAACGCATGAAGCGGGTCCTCCACCTTCACGAAGGCACCTTGTCCGTTTAACCCGCTTTTCTCCACCATCATGACAGCGGGAAAGCTCATTATTGGGAGCCTGAAGCACTATTGGAAGGGCCATGTAGGTCTGTTGTTCGGGGCGTTTCTTGCTTCGGCGATTCTGAGCGGATCGCTCGTGGTGGGCGATTCTGTCCGGGCCAGTCTGCGCAAGGCTGCCGACCAACGCCTCGGCAAAGTGCAGACCGGGCTGCTGGGTGGCGACCGCTGGTTCACCGAAGCTCTGGCGACCAGCCAGGGGGCAGCACCGGTCATCCTCATGCAGGGATCGGTAAGCGCGGCGAATGGAGGAGTGCGAGCCAATGCGGTCCAGGTACTGGGGGTCAACGATGCCTTCTGGAAGCTCAGCCCAAGTGGAAAGACCGTCGCCATCGAGCCCAATGGCCTGGTGGTGAATGAGGCCCTGGGCAGGAAACTGGGTGTAAAAGCTGGCGATACTGTCCTGGTACGCATGGAACTGCCCAGCGTAATCTCCCGCGATGCTCCCTTGTCTGGCAGCACCAATCAGGAAGTGACCATGCGGCGTAAGATCTCTGCCGTGGTGGGTGGCGAAGACTTTGGCAGCTTCCAACTCGCTGCCTCCCAAACGGGCAGTGACACGGTCTATGTGCCCCTGGCGGATATGCAGGCAGAGTTGGAGAAGACTGGCCGCATCAATGCCATCCTCGCCGGGAGCAGCGGCCTGACTCCAGAAGCCACTGAGAAGGCCAAGTCCCTGGAGGACTTCTCCCTCAAGCTAACAAAGGTTCAAGGAAGCAGCAGCGAATGGGAACTGGGCACCGACCGCGTCTTCATGGACGAGGTGCTGAGCAAGAAGCTGTTGGAAAAGCAACCTCTGAGCTATGGGGTCATCACCTATCTGATCAACGGTTTCTCCTCGGCCAACGGCCGCACCCCCTACTCCATGGTCACGGGCCTGCCCAAGACCGTCTTGGAGAGCAAGTTCAAGGCTCCGGCGGACCTGGCTGGCACCCCTCCGCCCATTCTGATTTCCCAGTGGCTCGCTGAGGATCACCAACTGCAGGTTGGGGGTGAGATCTCGTTCCGGTTCTTCACTGTGGGGCTTGGGCGTGACCTCAAAGAGCAGACAGCCACCTTCAAAGTCGCTGGCGTTGTCCCCATGGACAATCCCGACTTGAAACGCGAGTGGACGCCGAACTTCCCCGGAGTTTCTGACGTGGACAACTGCCGCGACTGGGAACCGGGCATTCCCGTGAAGCTGGATGCCATCCGGGACAAAGACGAGAAGTACTGGGATGACTACCGGGGCACCCCCAAAGCCTTCATCCCGCTGGCGGAAGGACAGCAACTCTGGAGCAACCGCTTCGGCAGTCTCACGGCGATCCGGTTTCCCGATGCTGGCCAGGAAGAAGCTACCCTGCGGGGGCAACTGCTTCAGGATTTGCACCTCGTAGACGTGGGTCTGGTCCCCCGCAATTTCAAGGCGGAGGCTGGTGCCGCCGCCAAAGGCAGTGTGGACTTTGGCGGACTGTTTGTCGGGCTGAGCATGTTCCTCATTGGCGCGGCGCTGATCTTTGCCGCTCTGCTCTTTCTCTTCACTATTGAGAAGCGCGCTCCCCAAGTCGGCCTGCTCTTGTCTCTGGGCTGGACTCAGCGCCAAGCCCGGTGGGTCGTGCTCGCAGAGGCAGGGTTGGTAGCGTTGATCGGCTCTGCCTTGGGACTACTGGGCGGGATGGCCTATACCAAACTCGCGCTGGCAGGCCTCAACGGTGCATGGAGTGGCGCAACGGTCGGGTTCAACCTCACCTATGACGCTCACCCCGCCACGTTGGCCATTGCGTGGGTATCGAGCGCCTTGGCAGGCATTGGCACGCTCTGGTGGGCCAGCCGCCGCCTCTTTAAGACCGCGCCCAAGGATCTTCTCGTAGGAGAAGCCTGGGCGGATGTGAAGACTAAAGGACCACAAAAGGCA contains these protein-coding regions:
- a CDS encoding BatD family protein, whose protein sequence is MNLKPTPHRLPAFCLLLAGLMVFLAAGAHAKGPKVSATIEPDAIQPGGFALFVITIEEGNADEATPLVLPSNVELAHPLPSTGRPQSGGRFQYASTITWQITSDVPGTHTIPAQELHINGVPFKTNATKLVVRDDPDAGNQLEPLMTLETAKRQIYVGEVIPVTVNLYAHRQTFVRRIGLIELPKDNFAIQRFPTQPNESVITIGNVPYRAYAYQSTLSALKPGKFKLGPATAEVILDIPSSAREPFLHPLLNQMEPRKLRPSCNEIEIQVIPLPEEGRPKDFKGVVGDFEITMTADPKNLNVGDPISVDITITGTGNFDALMMPNMVEQNDWKLYPPKRYNTESPNEPSDTSGQHIGFSQVIVPKAPLTNIPPFEFSFFSPIKKQYVTLRTKPVAIQVKGVAPSNPAAATASAGSPGGVPSVGKLPDELEKIPTVKPLVTDILTVMPSQASLLAARPALWRSQRFLVANAAAFGLLALLIIGKILTQYLRERCNLTDAATRKLWRDLHAQGLSREQFYTLAARYAEARQLTGEQIHPILEHHEKYSFSPGAAEAGREPVTPVEKSTVLATLRSAPVLQA
- a CDS encoding acyl-CoA thioesterase, whose protein sequence is MASRFVHRDIVQFSDTDMAGIMHFANFFRFMERAEHAFFRSLGYSIMERRERFPADQRVGWPRVHASCDYVSPLRFEDEVEVEVLVDEIRTRSLKYIFRVRKTDGTLAAEGKIAVVCVRKDPETRQMKAVAIPAHILEKIEVASEEVRRSIRPQIAS
- a CDS encoding phenylacetate--CoA ligase family protein; amino-acid sequence: MRVHLPGNALNLRQRQWEKLRTLMYRTAKTDNFNTRRFKEHGIDPFSIHTLEDYIRRIPFTAKGDLLNDRLAHPPFGTNFTEPLDRYTRFCQTTGTATGQPMAVLDTPASWETMLACWRQVYRAAGIKAGDRIFFAFSFGPFLGFWTAFEAAARDCLVLPGGGLSSQARLEMMARYNATALCCTPTYALRLGESIGAPSGVNLDQLSVKRIIVAGEPGGSLPTTRERIRQLWGGAKLFDHHGMSEVGPVSYEDPEMPASLCVIEDSYFAEVVDSAGNEVPDGSEGELILTTLDRSACPLFRYRTGDWVCKKIFNDRLYLEGGVLSRCDDMVVIRGVNLYPSAIENIVLRYPEIAEFQIEQHKVENMDEVTLTVELAAGVDDTLLHRLQDRLRDTFSLRIPVKLAPQGSLPRFEFKAKRWRKVL
- a CDS encoding ABC transporter ATP-binding protein — translated: MPLIQLTNVSKAYREPVSGHSVPVLKGINLQIEAGESVSIVGPSGCGKSTLLNILGTLDEPDTGEYRFEGDSLQGAGPTKLGQLRSAKIGFIFQLHHLLPQCTVLENVLLPTLALTPKPDQKAAQDRAMDLLREVGLDHRASYKPAELSGGERQRAAVVRALINAPKLILADEPTGALDEANADTLTNLMINLVENSGISLVLVSHNPTQAQRMKRVLHLHEGTLSV
- a CDS encoding ABC transporter permease; its protein translation is MTAGKLIIGSLKHYWKGHVGLLFGAFLASAILSGSLVVGDSVRASLRKAADQRLGKVQTGLLGGDRWFTEALATSQGAAPVILMQGSVSAANGGVRANAVQVLGVNDAFWKLSPSGKTVAIEPNGLVVNEALGRKLGVKAGDTVLVRMELPSVISRDAPLSGSTNQEVTMRRKISAVVGGEDFGSFQLAASQTGSDTVYVPLADMQAELEKTGRINAILAGSSGLTPEATEKAKSLEDFSLKLTKVQGSSSEWELGTDRVFMDEVLSKKLLEKQPLSYGVITYLINGFSSANGRTPYSMVTGLPKTVLESKFKAPADLAGTPPPILISQWLAEDHQLQVGGEISFRFFTVGLGRDLKEQTATFKVAGVVPMDNPDLKREWTPNFPGVSDVDNCRDWEPGIPVKLDAIRDKDEKYWDDYRGTPKAFIPLAEGQQLWSNRFGSLTAIRFPDAGQEEATLRGQLLQDLHLVDVGLVPRNFKAEAGAAAKGSVDFGGLFVGLSMFLIGAALIFAALLFLFTIEKRAPQVGLLLSLGWTQRQARWVVLAEAGLVALIGSALGLLGGMAYTKLALAGLNGAWSGATVGFNLTYDAHPATLAIAWVSSALAGIGTLWWASRRLFKTAPKDLLVGEAWADVKTKGPQKAGSVWKRWIPLVCLLLAAGISAMGSRLSDPQAVSGAFFGAGFLLLMAGATWISRWLRRPTESGPPASSLFRIGMRNLTRRPGRSVAVVAMMAGGIFLVIAVNAFRLSGAATPAERKSGTGGFVLLGESSLPVYEDLNTEAAWDAFALDEKLMTKAKVVPFRIREGDDASCLNLNRAQRPVLTAVNPQLLEDRGSFTFAGGGWSALVPSMGGGAIPGIADQATALWGLGKGIGDTIAYTDAQGREFNVKLVGLVTGSILQGKIIVSEANFLAKFPDAAGYKYFLVDAPADEASKISSHLTKQLESRGLAMETTSARLAAFQAVQNTYIGIFTVLGGLGVLLGTAGLGVLAARNILERRGELGLMQALGFQPGALRLLVVSEHATLLITGLILGLVSAAIAVWPNVRQSGGALPVGFLAWLNLGIVAFGLAVCFMATLLALRGKLLDAVRRE